Proteins encoded in a region of the Teredinibacter purpureus genome:
- a CDS encoding YhbY family RNA-binding protein, giving the protein MSLSNDKVKQYRTIGHDLNPVVTIAGKGLTENVLAEIDRALEDHELIKVKVSIIDREARKAAIAEISAKCSAQTIQEIGKVALFFRAAKKPHPKKSNIR; this is encoded by the coding sequence ATGAGCCTATCCAACGATAAAGTTAAGCAATACCGAACCATTGGCCACGATCTAAACCCCGTTGTCACCATCGCCGGTAAAGGCCTCACCGAAAACGTGCTTGCCGAAATTGATCGAGCACTTGAAGACCATGAATTAATTAAAGTTAAAGTCTCAATTATTGATCGTGAAGCCCGCAAAGCTGCCATTGCTGAGATAAGCGCTAAATGCTCTGCGCAGACCATCCAAGAAATAGGTAAAGTTGCACTTTTCTTTCGGGCCGCGAAAAAGCCTCACCCAAAGAAATCGAATATTCGCTAA
- the rlmE gene encoding 23S rRNA (uridine(2552)-2'-O)-methyltransferase RlmE has product MSRSKSSNRWLDEHFRDQYVLASQKDGYRSRASYKLVELNKKDRLFKRGMTVVDLGSAPGGWSQVAAQAAGDTGIVLASDILPMDSIAGVTFIQGDFTEESVLNELLAAMGEKRADLVISDMAPNMSGIAAVDQPKAMYLVELALDMAIQILSPGGNFVSKVFQGEGFDDFLLNCRAHFNSVVTRKPDASRARSREVYLVAKGFKG; this is encoded by the coding sequence ATGTCCAGATCGAAAAGTAGTAATCGTTGGTTAGATGAGCATTTCAGGGATCAATATGTGTTAGCGTCCCAAAAAGATGGTTATCGCTCACGGGCTAGCTACAAGTTAGTTGAGCTAAACAAAAAAGATCGCTTGTTTAAGCGCGGCATGACAGTAGTCGATTTAGGTTCTGCGCCCGGAGGCTGGTCGCAGGTTGCCGCTCAGGCAGCAGGCGATACAGGCATTGTTTTGGCCTCCGATATTTTACCTATGGACTCCATAGCGGGTGTTACCTTTATTCAGGGTGATTTTACGGAAGAGAGCGTGCTTAATGAATTGTTGGCCGCAATGGGAGAAAAACGCGCAGATCTTGTAATTTCTGATATGGCCCCCAACATGAGTGGTATTGCGGCGGTTGATCAACCAAAAGCGATGTATTTGGTTGAGCTGGCGCTTGATATGGCGATTCAAATACTGAGCCCCGGTGGCAACTTTGTCAGCAAAGTCTTTCAGGGTGAAGGGTTCGATGATTTTCTACTTAATTGTCGCGCGCACTTTAATTCCGTTGTTACCCGCAAGCCCGATGCTTCTAGAGCGAGATCTCGAGAAGTCTATTTGGTGGCGAAGGGCTTTAAAGGCTAG